The proteins below are encoded in one region of Polypterus senegalus isolate Bchr_013 chromosome 2, ASM1683550v1, whole genome shotgun sequence:
- the LOC120524119 gene encoding V-set domain-containing T-cell activation inhibitor 1-like, with the protein MVDSPISVARRTARVGPERLYCRRGILVDRSLGSTMNVSPTWLEDDVRMEMQRSRRSVDMEGRRRSSTAEYWSNPNATRFTGSRRAQMITNQAVVHIFVGVRFVSFISADDCLTANIGDTVQIPCSLNTKEFLKAEDISVEWTTGDGRIIHSFVKGKDNLTNQVPQFKGRAQLFKPELSRGNLSLRLSNVSVDDEGEFECKYHKAGETSSSGVCYPCLLVAGRYSDPIVTISSSASNDSEVNFTCKSAGGYPEPKVYWSVNKMPFQDISRVNTRTSNDSKGRYNVTSILTLNVTGDVSVTCIIENERLRENRTSNEVQCEFTLYVVQKQTITSQQSHKTKPARCHHTCAICPFIIVSSLNSSWQPQTSGATNAIKVTLIWEAYMYTQKRRG; encoded by the exons ATGGTCGACAGCCCGATCAGCGTGGCGAGGAGGACGGCGAGAGTTGGACCAGAAAGACTTTATTGCAGACGAGGGATCCTGGTGGACCGTTCGTTGGGATCCACGATGAATGTATCTCCGACGTGGTTGGAAGATGATGTCCGGATGGAGATGCAGAGAAGCAGGAGGAGCGTTGACATGGAGGGGCGCCGGAGAAGTTCAACAGCAGAATACTGGAGCAATCCCAACGCAACCCGATTTACAGGCAGTAGGAGAGCCCAGATGATCACAAACCAGGCAGTAGTCCACATATTTGTCGGCGTCAGG tttgtttctttcatttcagcTGATGACTGCCTTACTGCCAACATTGGAGACACGGTGCAGATTCCCTGCTCTTTGAACACTAAAGAGTTCTTAAAGGCAGAAGACATTTCAGTCGAGTGGACAACAGGTGACGGCCGCATCATTCATTCCTTTGTCAAAGGAAAGGATAATTTGACAAATCAGGTCCCCCAGTTCAAAGGCCGAGCGCAGCTCTTCAAGCCTGAACTGTCACGTGGTAACTTATCACTGAGGCTGTCAAACGTGTCGGTCGATGATGAAGGGGAGTTTGAGTGCAAATACCATAAAGCTGGGGAGACAAGCAGCAGTGGTGTGTGTTATCCGTGCCTTCTAGTCGCAG GTCGTTACTCTGACCCAATTGTTACTATATCATCTTCAGCTTCAAATGACAGTGAGGTCAACTTCACCTGCAAGTCTGCTGGAGGATATCCTGAGCCAAAGGTCTACTGGTCAGTGAATAAGATGCCATTTCAGGACATAAGCCGAGTAAATACAAGAACGAGCAATGACAGCAAAGGGCGTTATAACGTGACCAGCATCCTGACTTTGAATGTGACAGGAGACGTGTCGGTGACCTGCATTATTGAGaatgagagactgagagagaacAGGACATCAAATGAGGTTCAATGTGAGTTCACTTTATATGTAGTACAGAAACAGACCATCACAAGTCAGCAGAGTCACAAAACAAAGCCAGCCAGGTGTCACCACACGTGTGCCATCTGTCCCTTTATTATTGTGAGCTCCTTGAACTCCAGCTGGCAGCCACAGACATCCGGGGCTACAAATGCCATCAAGGTCACATTGATCTGGGAGGCCTACATGTACACACAGAAGAGACGTGGCTGA